The Nymphalis io chromosome 3, ilAglIoxx1.1, whole genome shotgun sequence genome contains the following window.
gacgctggcgctgtcctgtgACGCAAAAGACAAAGACACCAAGTGTGTCACTCGAAAAACGATATTTCCATCGGTCGGCTGTTTAATAAatacccgtcttatattttcacaatttgacgtctgacaaccgacatCCCATAAGACATCAATCACGTTGTGTGATGTtgctattctaaaaaaataagtgacgtcgtatacccgcttaaaatGATTATctctaacatatatatattaaacaaaaatcatcgaatatatatacatatatttttatgttggaTACATTACGGTAAATTTTGTGAAAAATCTTTTCTCCTATTTTTCAGTTTCCATTTCTGTAAATAATGAGTAAAGTTAGCGGTTAGGCGCAACCTTTGTTGTTCAGAAACCGGCGTCGGGGTGCAAGTATCTTTTATAACAACAAACAGTGTTGTGTCTGCATATATTTCACTTGAGagtaaattatttctttgaaaaaattataatctaatgccaataatatttttaactccgGTAAAAGCATATTAAGAGAATACTAACTTTTAGTAGAACTTGGCAAGTAGGTATTTTTCAAGTGTACTTACATAGCGCTCATGTTATATTTTAGTGACGACTAACGAGACTGAACATTTCAGTATACATTAACAAATacgatgtaaaaaaaaaacgtttaaaaaagcGCTCGGTTTATTATCATTATGAGGCAAGTCGTGAAAGTTAGGAGCGGAAATGGCGCGCGGGAGGGTACATCGTGGGTGTATAACTGTCCCACCTTTATTGCGCACTTCCATCTTGACGAAGTCTAAAATCGCTGTTGGCGTGCCTGCGCACGTAAGAACACATTATACACCATCGTGTCGCTAAAATTCGAGCATCTTAAAAAATTGTTCTGTTTCATTACATATGGAATCTTTTGTGTTACAACCTGAGATTTACAACACTAGCAGTGGAAAATAGTTACAGCTAAATTTCGGTCATATTCAAATATGTATGCATATCTTACTAATGTCCTTGATGATGTAAGAAACATTGTATATTTTGGTTttcataaaaaacatatatttatacacatgctttgaaaatattttggcaatagtttgttttattttgcttCAATTTCCataaaactttttcaattaCCTTTATCGCGCTGTTCCACTTTAATGATGGCTCGGAATGCACCTGGCGTAGTAGCATGCAAGAGAATGACTTGGACACCAGGCCGTGGCTCCATCATGAGTATCGCTCGGCGCCATTCGACTTCTAATTCTGGTGCTATAGCGTCCACTACGGCTTTGAATCTACTTAGTCtctaaattttaatcaatacgagttatttaatatattatacgacAAGTATACTCAAGCAAAGCAaggttatatataacatattgtatGATTGAAATCTTGTCCAATAATAATACTAGCTACGAAACATCCTTTTGCTAAGTTATAAAAACTTTGGAAGttgaacttaataaaaaaaaaaaacaaaaataatagaatCAAACGAACCTTTTTTGCAATTAACGAAAATATAATTGGTCTGACTTCTGTTGTATTCGaccaaaaataaatgattttccaCTTAGAGTCGACAATTGAAAGAGAGTCGAATTTAACGTCTCGTTCGAATTCTTCGCATGTAGTAGTTGTTTGTGAGCTCGCGACCTGAGTAAGCCCGCCTGCCACCACGCTgaacaaaacaatttcaaatatcCAGAACCGTATAAACATTCTGCTGTTGATATTCGGAGAGTAATTACATTCGCGTGTTTTCGTTTGTTATATGCAAAGAAAAAGACCAAAGAATCGACTGCATATCAGATTATCCACAATTTTCGTACATTGGAGATTTAAGGGACGGTTTATATTTCGTAGTGTCAATCTCAATGGGCCGTGTGGTACAATGACCATCAGGTTAACCATTTGTCAGCCTGCTTacgtattcataataaaaaacgcAATGTATAGCTATTTAGACTTGTGAgtatatattttcatcaatatttttatttactctagGTAAAAGAGtgcattaaatttttcaatatttgtattcatatccaatgaattaatcaataaaatatttaaataatatacttttaaagctaaaatatatataaccacaACAAAAATGAACAATATTTAGCAATGacaatagtattttaaaaaaagtaaatatttttgtaaatatttacaaatatacgcATTCACAAATAACATTCAAACGTAATTACGGCACTAAATTGTTTGTAGACTTTGTGCCAAAAAGTATACAATAACAACGTAATAAATAAGACTTgccaattaaaaagtattacggTTGTGTCAAGTAACTAAATACAAGTATTAGGAAATTGAGTTACTGAGCTCTGAAAGTAGCTTTAAAAcctttcttctcaaaaaggcaAGACCTTAGTCCAGCGGTGTGAACATTTCAGGctcttaatttattcaatttcattatatttagtcattgaaattttatacCACAAAAGGTGAGCTTAACGCTTCTGCCAGCCAAACTTTAGAAGTTCACGAAAGTAGTAAATTGGTGTTCGAAATGGAAGTAAAGTTAAACAATatcgataaattataaattaatagcaCATAATGTTTgagataattacattattatacggGGTATATATACCTTGCTTGACCTTCAAGGAAGAACACTGATTAAAAAtcagttcaaataaaattatactagtcatttaataatatcaattttaaaattaacattggtATAATAATTTTCGTGAAAGTGAAATATTAGCTCAAAATAGCTTTTCTATATGTATCTATATTagatctatattttattttacatcttaACTTAAGATCCCTTGTTCGAGAACTTTCCTTCTTATCCTTTGTCACGAACAAAAAATGACTTATTGTTatcttaaaatcaataaatcattGAGTTAATTACCTACACATGTAGATACGAATTTATACACCCCTATAGATTTTGAGAATTTctgtttattacaataaaaatattgacttcattttgaatttcattatgatatagtattatcatatatattataacttatcctaaaacaaataataaataaatatgtatttcttggattttattaaaatacttacatgTGAAAAAAAACTTCTCActgaatatattgtaataaccgCCGTGTTCTCCGTAACCGGGCATCACACtcaaggttaatatttctcaccgCACGCTCTATGCCTATTTCTCTTATGAGTGCTTTCtaacgtaataatataatattcgtttCTCCGAAACTACTAGGGATCAAGCGTTTCAATATAGCAgtgatacaaatataatatattttatttaacaaaatattcatttgttttagcTACACATTATTGGACCAAACTAaatctgttataaaatattagatatattagtattattataatttatttgattgccttgttggtctagtgactagatatCATAAGTCCGTAAATGCCGAGATTCTGGGTTCAAATCATCGGTaaggccaataaaa
Protein-coding sequences here:
- the LOC126781112 gene encoding uncharacterized protein LOC126781112; amino-acid sequence: MFIRFWIFEIVLFSVVAGGLTQVASSQTTTTCEEFERDVKFDSLSIVDSKWKIIYFWSNTTEVRPIIFSLIAKKRLSRFKAVVDAIAPELEVEWRRAILMMEPRPGVQVILLHATTPGAFRAIIKVEQRDKVRPNPEPLLKFADLRFKLVGRYLGMMCCEDLTAFVMVRVDELPTTEEECLAAANNLGLHGPGGRSYLYFNITRTEL